One Defluviimonas sp. SAOS-178_SWC DNA window includes the following coding sequences:
- a CDS encoding glycosyltransferase has translation MKILFVHQNFPGQFLHLAPALAARGHQVVGLTTETNARPSPVPVLRYRTPQETKAEGLGKTYAEAAERGASVARAAVQLTRDKGFVPDVVFGHGGWGETLFLREVWPRARHLTYAEFFYHTTGYDTDFDKEFHRGGMAPRLRTSARKTHLLMALAEADAALSPTKWQASTFPAEFRDRISVVHDGIDTDRVCPDPAASLTLPGGRVLRAGDEVISFVNRNLEPYRGYHVFMRALPEVLAARPEAQVVIVGGDGQSYGPSPGQGRSWKQIFLDQVGDRLDQSRVHFLGQVPYAGFLSLMRVTRVHAYLTYPFVLSWSMLEAMSAGALVVGSRTAPVEELIRDGENGRLVDFFDIAGWSRALIEALADPGAALPLRAAARKTIVEGYDLKRHCLPRLIDFVEGAGG, from the coding sequence ATGAAGATCCTGTTCGTCCACCAGAACTTCCCCGGCCAGTTCCTTCACCTCGCGCCGGCGCTGGCGGCGCGGGGCCATCAGGTCGTGGGTCTGACGACCGAGACCAACGCGCGGCCGTCGCCGGTGCCGGTCCTGCGCTACCGGACGCCGCAGGAGACGAAGGCCGAAGGGCTGGGCAAGACCTATGCCGAAGCGGCCGAGCGCGGCGCCTCGGTTGCGCGCGCGGCGGTCCAGCTTACGCGGGACAAGGGTTTCGTTCCCGACGTCGTCTTCGGGCATGGCGGCTGGGGCGAGACGTTGTTCCTGCGCGAGGTCTGGCCGCGGGCGCGGCACCTGACCTATGCGGAATTCTTCTATCACACCACCGGCTACGACACCGATTTCGACAAGGAATTCCATCGCGGCGGGATGGCGCCGCGCCTGCGGACCTCGGCGCGGAAGACCCATCTGCTGATGGCCCTCGCCGAGGCCGATGCGGCACTCTCGCCGACGAAGTGGCAAGCCTCGACCTTCCCTGCGGAGTTCCGCGACCGGATCAGCGTGGTCCATGACGGCATCGACACCGACCGCGTCTGCCCCGACCCGGCCGCCAGCTTGACACTTCCCGGCGGCAGGGTCCTTCGCGCCGGCGACGAGGTGATCAGCTTCGTAAACCGCAACCTGGAGCCCTATCGCGGCTACCATGTCTTCATGCGGGCGCTGCCCGAGGTGCTGGCGGCGCGACCGGAGGCGCAGGTGGTGATCGTCGGCGGCGACGGGCAAAGCTATGGTCCTTCGCCGGGGCAGGGGAGAAGCTGGAAGCAGATCTTCCTCGACCAGGTGGGCGACAGGCTCGACCAGAGCCGGGTGCATTTCCTCGGCCAGGTGCCCTATGCCGGTTTCCTGTCGCTGATGCGGGTGACGCGGGTCCACGCCTACCTGACCTATCCCTTCGTCCTGTCGTGGTCGATGCTGGAGGCGATGAGCGCCGGGGCGCTGGTCGTCGGCTCTCGCACTGCGCCGGTGGAAGAGCTGATCCGCGACGGCGAGAACGGGCGGCTCGTCGATTTCTTCGACATCGCGGGCTGGTCGCGGGCGCTGATCGAGGCGCTGGCCGATCCCGGGGCGGCGCTGCCGCTTCGCGCGGCGGCGCGAAAGACGATCGTGGAGGGGTACGACCTGAAACGTCACTGCCTTCCGCGTCTCATCGACTTCGTCGAGGGCGCCGGCGGCTGA
- a CDS encoding trimethylamine methyltransferase family protein — protein sequence MEQQPTGRPARRARAVRKSLTATAFRQESPIGPRARFGFLDEGDLETLKARTVALLADYGVVVLHPEARKAFLAAGATEGRDADRLRLPRDMIAEAMDATPKTARLAGKRRDLDLPLPRPDGGFIMRTGTGAHGYVNPRDSKYRNMDLTAVSEIAAVANTLDHVGFIAHPFVHGVPEKTADIHSFGRLIARTDKHVWMQPYQWQNVDYLMKIAAIAAGGEAELRANPITSAITCSFTPLEFKFMDTQVIIAAGQYGVPLHACSLPSSGGTAPLSVPSMAVMAAAEIVGMTVMAHVLSPGIPVIATPLMFTLDMRTGSALQSCVESLQAANMSIQLMKDGFGMLTHTYGSGSDTPDVDLQSMAERALIGETVALAGADILGGVGQLECATVFSPVQAVLDNEIGAMMRRFIRKPSLAEEDMNWEEMLKIRTGGHFLDSPHTIQTCRDQLSPSVFLRRGRDDYEKSGRRGAFDEARAAALSAIEAAPEEGVLNEDQLREIAALAAHADEHIVAAYAGAVEVI from the coding sequence ATGGAACAGCAACCCACCGGCCGTCCGGCGCGCCGTGCGCGCGCGGTGCGCAAATCCCTCACCGCCACCGCGTTCCGGCAGGAAAGCCCGATCGGCCCGCGCGCGCGGTTCGGCTTTCTCGACGAAGGCGATCTTGAAACCCTGAAGGCGCGCACTGTCGCGCTTCTGGCCGATTACGGCGTCGTGGTCCTGCATCCGGAGGCGCGCAAGGCGTTCCTGGCGGCGGGTGCGACCGAGGGCCGGGATGCCGACCGGCTGCGGCTGCCGCGCGACATGATCGCCGAGGCGATGGACGCCACGCCGAAGACAGCCCGTCTTGCCGGCAAGAGACGCGATCTCGATCTTCCCCTGCCGCGCCCCGACGGCGGCTTCATCATGCGCACCGGCACCGGCGCGCATGGCTATGTGAACCCGCGCGATTCGAAATATCGCAACATGGACCTGACGGCGGTGAGCGAAATCGCGGCGGTGGCCAACACGCTCGATCACGTCGGCTTCATCGCCCATCCCTTCGTGCATGGCGTGCCCGAGAAGACCGCCGACATCCACAGCTTCGGCCGGCTGATCGCCCGGACCGACAAGCATGTCTGGATGCAGCCCTATCAGTGGCAGAACGTCGATTACCTGATGAAGATCGCCGCCATCGCGGCGGGCGGTGAGGCGGAGTTGCGCGCCAATCCGATCACCAGCGCCATCACCTGTTCCTTCACCCCCCTCGAATTCAAGTTCATGGACACGCAGGTGATCATCGCGGCGGGGCAATACGGCGTGCCGCTCCATGCCTGCTCGCTGCCCTCCTCGGGCGGCACGGCGCCCCTGTCGGTGCCGTCGATGGCGGTGATGGCGGCGGCAGAGATCGTCGGGATGACGGTCATGGCCCATGTGCTGTCGCCGGGCATTCCGGTGATCGCGACGCCCCTGATGTTCACGCTCGACATGCGGACGGGATCCGCGCTCCAGTCCTGCGTCGAGAGCCTTCAGGCCGCGAACATGTCGATCCAGTTGATGAAGGACGGATTCGGCATGCTGACCCATACCTACGGGTCGGGGTCGGACACGCCCGATGTCGATCTCCAGTCGATGGCCGAACGCGCGCTCATCGGCGAGACGGTGGCGCTGGCCGGGGCGGACATCCTCGGCGGGGTCGGGCAGCTTGAATGCGCGACCGTGTTCAGCCCGGTTCAGGCGGTGCTCGACAACGAGATCGGCGCGATGATGCGGCGGTTCATCCGCAAGCCCTCGCTCGCCGAGGAGGACATGAACTGGGAGGAGATGCTGAAGATCCGCACCGGCGGGCATTTCCTCGACAGCCCGCATACGATCCAGACCTGCCGGGATCAGCTGTCGCCGTCCGTTTTCCTGCGTCGGGGTCGTGACGACTACGAGAAATCCGGCCGCCGCGGTGCTTTCGACGAAGCCCGCGCCGCGGCGCTTTCGGCGATCGAGGCCGCGCCGGAGGAGGGGGTTCTGAACGAAGATCAACTGCGCGAGATCGCGGCGCTCGCTGCCCATGCCGACGAGCATATCGTCGCGGCCTATGCCGGGGCGGTCGAGGTGATCTGA
- the fnrL gene encoding transcriptional regulator FnrL: protein MTIHETPPSAPSCGNCQIRHRAVCARCETDELESLDSIKFYRSFEAGQTLIWSGDRMDFVASVVTGVATLTQVMEDGRTQTVGLLFPSDFVGRPGRDQAPYNVIATTDLLMCCFRKKPFEELMGRTPHIGQRLLEMTLDELDAAREWMLLLGRKTAREKIASLLAIVARREASLHLRTPQGRMTFDLPLTREAMADYLGLTLETVSRQMSALKRDGVIVLEGKRHVTVPSFDRLLEESGDDADGGLIG, encoded by the coding sequence ATGACAATTCACGAAACCCCTCCTAGCGCGCCGAGTTGCGGCAACTGCCAGATCCGGCACCGGGCCGTCTGCGCGCGCTGCGAAACGGACGAGCTGGAGTCCCTCGACTCGATCAAGTTCTATCGCAGCTTCGAAGCCGGGCAGACGCTGATCTGGTCCGGTGACCGGATGGATTTCGTCGCTTCCGTCGTCACCGGCGTCGCGACGCTGACCCAGGTGATGGAGGACGGACGAACCCAGACCGTCGGGCTCCTCTTCCCGTCCGATTTCGTCGGGCGGCCGGGCCGCGACCAGGCGCCCTACAACGTCATCGCCACGACCGATCTTCTCATGTGCTGCTTCCGCAAGAAGCCGTTCGAGGAACTGATGGGGCGCACGCCGCATATCGGCCAGCGCTTGCTTGAGATGACGCTCGACGAACTCGACGCGGCGCGGGAATGGATGCTTCTGCTCGGCCGCAAGACTGCGCGGGAGAAGATCGCGAGCCTTCTGGCGATCGTCGCCCGCCGCGAGGCGTCGCTGCATCTGAGAACGCCGCAGGGCCGGATGACCTTCGACCTGCCGCTGACGCGGGAGGCGATGGCGGATTACCTTGGCCTGACGCTGGAGACGGTCAGCCGGCAGATGTCGGCGCTCAAGCGCGACGGGGTGATCGTGCTGGAAGGCAAGCGGCACGTCACCGTGCCGAGCTTCGACCGGCTTCTGGAAGAGTCCGGCGACGATGCCGATGGTGGTCTCATCGGCTGA
- the ccoP gene encoding cytochrome-c oxidase, cbb3-type subunit III has translation MSKRPVQTSKVDPETTGHEWDGIQEFNNPLPRWWLWTFYLTIIWGVLYTIAYPAWPLVSSATQGLLGQDTRADVAVEIQRYEDANAPIEAKLVAADLTAIATDPELVNYTQNAGGAVFRTWCAQCHGSGAAGAVGYPNLLDNDWLWGGTIEDIHTTISHGIRNTTDPDAHYSEMPKFGADELLEPEQIDQVAQYVLQISGQEHDAALAAEGATVFADNCTACHAEDGTGDRSQGAPNLTDAIWLYGGDQTAITDSVTNARFGVMPAWTGRLSEADIRAVAAWVHSRGGGE, from the coding sequence ATGAGCAAGAGACCCGTACAGACCTCCAAGGTCGATCCTGAAACGACCGGCCACGAATGGGACGGCATCCAGGAGTTCAACAATCCGCTGCCGCGCTGGTGGCTCTGGACCTTCTACCTGACCATCATCTGGGGTGTCCTCTATACTATCGCGTATCCGGCCTGGCCGCTTGTATCGAGTGCGACGCAAGGCCTTCTCGGCCAGGATACGCGCGCCGACGTCGCCGTTGAGATCCAGCGCTACGAGGATGCCAACGCACCGATCGAGGCGAAGCTGGTCGCGGCCGATCTGACCGCGATCGCCACCGACCCGGAACTGGTCAACTACACCCAGAATGCCGGCGGCGCCGTGTTCCGCACCTGGTGCGCGCAGTGCCACGGCTCGGGCGCGGCGGGTGCGGTCGGATACCCGAACCTGCTGGACAACGACTGGCTCTGGGGCGGCACGATCGAGGACATCCACACCACGATCAGCCACGGCATCCGCAACACGACCGATCCGGACGCCCACTATTCCGAAATGCCGAAATTCGGCGCCGACGAATTGCTGGAGCCGGAGCAGATCGACCAGGTCGCGCAATATGTCCTGCAGATTTCCGGGCAGGAACATGATGCGGCGCTTGCGGCTGAGGGCGCGACGGTCTTTGCCGACAACTGCACGGCCTGCCACGCCGAGGACGGGACAGGTGACAGAAGTCAAGGCGCGCCGAATCTCACCGACGCAATATGGCTCTATGGCGGCGATCAAACGGCGATCACTGATTCGGTGACCAATGCCCGTTTCGGTGTGATGCCCGCCTGGACCGGACGCCTGTCCGAGGCCGATATCCGCGCGGTCGCGGCTTGGGTCCACAGCCGCGGTGGCGGCGAGTAA
- the hemN gene encoding oxygen-independent coproporphyrinogen III oxidase yields MEAESQLTRLGLFDARVPRYTSYPTAPHFNSSVGAEDFRAWVENIAEGARISLYLHVPFCRRLCWFCACRTQGTTSDDPVRAYAEVLKAELAILKAHLPKGVTLSRLHWGGGTPTLMPPEVMQEVAGTVFDIVPLGDGAEFSVEIDPNEIDDARLDALAAAGMNRASIGVQDFEPAIQKAIGRDQSFEITKMAIDKLRERGVASLNADILFGLPHQNRERIAASVQKLLSLAPDRVALYGYAHVPWMARRQVMIPSDALPRPEERLQLFETARDLFVADGYDEIGIDHFALPGDGLAVAAREGRLRRNFQGYTDDLADVLIGLGASSISRFPQGYAQNAPSTSAYTRAIRDGRFATAKGHAFAGEDILRARLIEALMCDFRIDAGEIRGRFGLTEAQLAGLFAPAAREFGDMVEVSAAGLFIPERARPLTRMIARTFDAYDLSKAGHSPAV; encoded by the coding sequence ATGGAAGCTGAATCGCAACTTACGCGGCTCGGACTATTTGACGCGCGTGTCCCGCGCTATACTAGTTATCCGACCGCCCCGCATTTCAATTCGTCCGTCGGCGCCGAAGATTTTCGCGCATGGGTGGAAAACATCGCAGAGGGCGCGCGAATATCGCTTTATCTGCATGTTCCGTTCTGTCGCAGGCTTTGCTGGTTTTGCGCCTGCCGGACACAAGGCACCACTTCCGACGATCCGGTCCGGGCCTATGCCGAGGTGCTCAAGGCGGAACTGGCGATTTTGAAGGCGCATCTGCCGAAGGGCGTGACCCTGTCGCGGCTTCACTGGGGTGGCGGCACGCCGACGTTGATGCCGCCCGAGGTCATGCAAGAGGTGGCCGGGACGGTCTTCGACATCGTGCCTCTGGGCGACGGCGCGGAGTTCTCGGTCGAGATCGACCCGAACGAGATCGACGATGCCCGGCTCGATGCGCTGGCGGCGGCGGGGATGAACCGCGCCTCGATCGGGGTTCAGGACTTCGAACCGGCCATCCAGAAGGCGATCGGCCGCGATCAGAGCTTCGAAATCACGAAGATGGCCATCGACAAGCTGCGCGAGCGGGGCGTCGCCTCTCTGAATGCCGATATCCTCTTCGGTCTGCCGCATCAGAACCGCGAGCGCATCGCGGCCTCGGTGCAGAAGCTCCTCTCGCTCGCCCCCGACCGTGTCGCGCTTTACGGTTATGCCCATGTGCCGTGGATGGCGCGGCGGCAGGTGATGATTCCCTCCGACGCCCTGCCCCGGCCCGAGGAACGGCTGCAACTTTTCGAGACCGCGCGCGACCTCTTCGTCGCCGACGGGTATGACGAGATCGGAATCGACCATTTCGCCCTTCCCGGCGACGGGCTCGCGGTCGCGGCGCGGGAAGGCCGGCTGCGCCGGAACTTCCAGGGCTACACAGACGACCTCGCCGATGTGCTGATCGGCCTCGGCGCCTCCTCGATCTCGCGCTTTCCGCAAGGCTACGCGCAAAACGCCCCCAGCACCTCCGCCTATACCCGCGCCATCCGCGACGGGCGGTTCGCCACCGCGAAGGGACACGCCTTTGCTGGCGAGGATATCCTGCGGGCCCGGCTGATCGAGGCGCTGATGTGCGATTTCCGCATCGACGCCGGGGAAATCAGGGGCCGGTTCGGGCTGACCGAGGCGCAACTCGCCGGGCTTTTCGCCCCCGCCGCGCGGGAATTCGGCGACATGGTGGAAGTCAGCGCCGCGGGTCTCTTCATCCCCGAACGCGCCCGCCCGCTGACCCGGATGATCGCCCGCACGTTCGACGCCTACGATCTGTCGAAAGCCGGACACAGTCCGGCCGTCTGA
- the ccoN gene encoding cytochrome-c oxidase, cbb3-type subunit I, which translates to MWDYIKLAVLGAITVLAAIAANYAHDLAYMVNALTVMLAAALTFLWVLRHTGESLSAPVNEYNDGVVRAGVIATSLWGVVGFLVGVTIAFQLAFPALNFSELTHGYLNFGKLRPLHTSAVIFAFGGNALIMSSFYVVQRTSAARLWGGNLAWFVFWGYQLVIVLAATGYILGATQSKEYAEPEWYVDWWLTIVWVAYLAVFLGTIIKRKEPHIYVANWFYLSFIVTVAMLHVVNNLAIPVSIFGSKSVQVFAGVQDAMTQWWYGHNAVGFFLTAGFLGMMYYFVPKQAERPVYSYKLSIIHFWALIFLYIWAGPHHLHYTALPDWASTLGMVFSIILWMPSWGGMINGLMTLSGAWDKLRTDPIIRMMVVSVGFYGMSTFEGPMMSIKAVNSLSHYTDWTIGHVHSGALGWNGMITFGALYFLVPRLWNRERLYSLSLVSWHFWLATIGIVLYAASMWVTGIMEGLMWREVDSQGFLVNAFADTVAAKFPMYVVRGLGGVLFLAGALIMVYNLWATVAKQPAVAGASNAVPAE; encoded by the coding sequence ATGTGGGATTACATCAAGCTTGCCGTGCTTGGCGCCATCACGGTTCTTGCCGCGATTGCCGCCAATTACGCGCACGACCTGGCCTATATGGTGAACGCGCTGACGGTGATGCTCGCCGCGGCACTGACCTTTCTCTGGGTCTTGCGCCATACGGGCGAGAGCCTGTCGGCGCCGGTCAACGAATACAATGATGGCGTGGTGCGCGCCGGCGTGATCGCGACCTCGCTCTGGGGGGTGGTCGGCTTTCTTGTCGGTGTGACGATTGCCTTTCAGCTTGCCTTTCCGGCGCTGAACTTTTCCGAACTCACGCATGGCTACCTGAATTTCGGCAAGCTCCGGCCGCTGCATACCTCGGCGGTGATCTTCGCCTTCGGGGGCAACGCGCTCATCATGTCGTCCTTCTATGTCGTCCAGCGCACGTCGGCTGCCCGCCTCTGGGGCGGCAATCTCGCCTGGTTCGTCTTCTGGGGATACCAGCTCGTCATCGTTCTGGCCGCGACCGGCTACATCCTCGGCGCCACCCAGTCCAAGGAATACGCCGAACCCGAATGGTACGTGGACTGGTGGCTGACCATCGTCTGGGTCGCCTATCTCGCCGTCTTCCTCGGCACGATCATCAAGCGGAAAGAGCCGCATATCTACGTCGCGAACTGGTTCTACCTGTCGTTCATCGTGACGGTCGCGATGCTGCATGTCGTCAACAACCTCGCCATTCCGGTTTCCATTTTCGGCTCCAAGTCGGTGCAGGTCTTCGCCGGCGTGCAGGATGCGATGACGCAGTGGTGGTACGGCCACAACGCCGTGGGCTTCTTCCTGACCGCGGGCTTCCTCGGCATGATGTACTATTTCGTGCCGAAGCAGGCCGAGCGCCCGGTCTATTCCTACAAACTCTCCATCATCCACTTCTGGGCGCTGATCTTCCTTTATATCTGGGCCGGTCCGCACCACCTGCACTACACCGCGCTGCCCGACTGGGCCTCGACGCTGGGCATGGTGTTCTCGATCATCCTCTGGATGCCCTCCTGGGGTGGCATGATCAACGGCCTGATGACGCTCTCGGGCGCCTGGGACAAGCTGCGCACCGATCCGATCATCCGGATGATGGTGGTGTCCGTCGGCTTCTACGGCATGTCGACCTTCGAAGGTCCGATGATGTCGATCAAGGCTGTGAACTCGCTCAGCCACTACACCGACTGGACCATCGGCCACGTTCATTCCGGCGCCCTTGGCTGGAACGGCATGATCACCTTCGGCGCGCTCTACTTCCTCGTGCCGCGCCTCTGGAACCGCGAGCGGCTCTATAGCCTGAGCCTCGTGAGCTGGCACTTCTGGCTCGCCACGATCGGAATCGTGCTCTACGCCGCCTCGATGTGGGTGACGGGCATCATGGAAGGCCTGATGTGGCGCGAAGTCGACAGCCAGGGCTTCCTCGTGAACGCCTTCGCCGACACCGTGGCCGCGAAGTTCCCGATGTACGTCGTGCGCGGTCTGGGCGGGGTTCTCTTCCTCGCCGGTGCGCTGATCATGGTCTACAACCTCTGGGCAACCGTTGCGAAGCAGCCGGCCGTGGCTGGCGCTTCCAACGCTGTCCCGGCCGAATAA
- a CDS encoding universal stress protein, whose product MAFKSILTIVTDPKGAASQIDAAVALARREDAHLDVLCIGVDRTQTGYYYAGATAILTQEAYNQAKEEAAAAEAAVRERLKPEDIRWGVDTAVAQIGALGGPVAMLARFSDLVVLSKPYGKSGNQAAEAILEAALFEGRAPVLVLPDGYEAADFGKRVVLAWNQSDEALIATRAAMPLLKAATAVDITIIDPPSHGPERSDPGGMLSQLLARHGVHAEVSVLAKTLPKTSEVLSRHGRDINADLIVMGAYGHSRFREAILGGATRNMLEMAEVPVFMAH is encoded by the coding sequence ATGGCCTTCAAGTCCATTCTCACGATCGTAACCGACCCGAAGGGCGCGGCCTCCCAGATCGACGCCGCCGTCGCGCTGGCCAGGCGCGAGGACGCCCACCTCGACGTGCTTTGCATAGGCGTCGACCGCACCCAGACCGGATATTACTACGCTGGTGCCACGGCGATCCTGACCCAGGAAGCCTACAATCAGGCCAAGGAGGAGGCCGCAGCCGCCGAAGCCGCCGTGCGCGAGCGGCTGAAACCCGAGGATATCCGCTGGGGTGTCGACACCGCCGTCGCCCAGATCGGCGCGCTCGGCGGGCCGGTGGCGATGCTCGCCCGGTTCTCCGACCTCGTGGTGCTCTCCAAACCCTACGGAAAGAGCGGCAACCAGGCCGCCGAAGCGATCCTTGAAGCCGCGCTCTTCGAGGGGCGCGCGCCCGTTCTCGTCCTTCCGGACGGATACGAAGCCGCCGATTTCGGCAAGCGCGTCGTGCTGGCCTGGAACCAGAGCGACGAGGCGCTGATCGCCACCCGCGCGGCCATGCCGTTGCTCAAGGCCGCGACGGCCGTCGACATCACGATCATCGACCCGCCGAGCCACGGACCCGAACGCTCCGATCCCGGCGGGATGCTATCGCAGCTTCTCGCGCGCCACGGTGTGCATGCCGAGGTGTCGGTGCTGGCAAAGACCCTGCCGAAGACCTCCGAAGTCCTGTCCCGGCACGGCCGCGACATCAATGCCGACCTGATCGTGATGGGCGCCTACGGACATTCCCGCTTCCGCGAGGCGATCCTTGGCGGCGCCACGCGCAACATGCTGGAAATGGCCGAGGTTCCGGTCTTCATGGCGCATTGA
- the ccoO gene encoding cytochrome-c oxidase, cbb3-type subunit II, with amino-acid sequence MGILDKHKFLETNATALLIGAFAVVTVGGIVEIAPLFYLENTIEKVEGVRPYTPLELTGRDIYIREGCYVCHSQMIRPMRDEVERYGHYSLAAESMYDHPFQWGSKRTGPDLARVGGRYSDEWHVDHLTDPQSVVPESVMPKYGFLANRLIELTHIDERLSTDALVGVPYTSEMIELAKADFAAQADPDADTDGLIERYPGANVSNFDGQPGITEMDALIAYLQVLGTMVDFTTFQPDPNR; translated from the coding sequence ATGGGTATTCTTGACAAGCACAAGTTCCTTGAGACCAATGCGACGGCCCTTCTGATCGGCGCCTTCGCGGTGGTCACGGTCGGGGGAATCGTGGAGATCGCACCGCTCTTCTATCTCGAGAACACGATCGAGAAGGTCGAGGGGGTGCGGCCCTACACGCCGCTGGAACTGACCGGCCGCGACATCTACATCCGCGAAGGGTGCTACGTCTGCCACAGCCAGATGATCCGCCCGATGCGCGACGAGGTGGAGCGTTACGGGCACTACAGCCTCGCCGCGGAATCGATGTACGACCATCCGTTCCAGTGGGGATCGAAGCGCACCGGGCCGGATCTGGCCCGGGTGGGCGGCCGCTACTCCGACGAGTGGCATGTCGACCATCTGACCGATCCGCAATCGGTCGTGCCGGAATCGGTGATGCCGAAATACGGCTTCCTCGCCAACCGCCTGATCGAGCTGACCCATATCGACGAGCGGCTGAGCACGGATGCGCTGGTGGGTGTGCCCTACACGTCGGAGATGATCGAACTGGCCAAGGCCGACTTCGCCGCACAGGCCGATCCGGATGCCGACACCGACGGTCTGATCGAGCGCTATCCGGGGGCCAACGTGTCGAACTTCGACGGCCAGCCGGGCATCACCGAAATGGATGCGCTGATCGCCTATCTGCAGGTTCTGGGGACGATGGTCGATTTCACGACCTTCCAGCCCGACCCGAACCGCTGA
- a CDS encoding cbb3-type cytochrome c oxidase subunit 3 translates to MDIYSLLREFADSWVLLALTLIFLGVVFWAFRPGSRRVHEDIANIPFRHEDKPARDNGATGGIGAKAQEALK, encoded by the coding sequence ATGGACATCTATTCGCTTCTGAGGGAATTCGCCGACAGCTGGGTGCTTCTGGCACTTACACTGATCTTCCTCGGCGTCGTGTTCTGGGCCTTCCGGCCCGGATCGCGGCGCGTCCACGAGGACATCGCGAATATCCCGTTCCGGCATGAAGACAAACCCGCGCGAGACAATGGCGCGACGGGGGGCATCGGCGCCAAGGCGCAGGAGGCGTTGAAATGA
- a CDS encoding DUF2270 domain-containing protein — protein sequence MDKRRARDASEFTAAEIGALSHLYRAEVYRSTIWRTRLDTTTNWAVVTLGVALSITFASPGASPMPLLIVGVLILLFVSLEARRYRYFNVWRARSRWIEKHFFAPMLTDGDLHTEEDWQGILANDYLHPAYHIGFMTALARRVRRNYLWILGIQAIAYIGKLVIHPFPVQSLEDFTGRAAIGPLPGGIVLFLGAVYCIAGAGLAFWVAQADARRAKVRGANAEAMG from the coding sequence ATGGATAAACGCAGGGCAAGGGACGCGTCGGAATTCACGGCCGCCGAAATCGGCGCATTGTCGCATCTTTACCGGGCCGAAGTGTATCGCTCGACCATCTGGCGCACGCGGCTGGACACGACCACGAACTGGGCCGTCGTCACGCTGGGCGTCGCGCTCTCGATCACATTCGCCTCGCCCGGCGCGTCGCCGATGCCATTGCTGATCGTCGGGGTGCTCATCCTGCTCTTCGTGTCGCTCGAGGCGCGGCGCTACCGCTATTTCAACGTATGGCGCGCCCGGTCGCGCTGGATTGAAAAGCACTTCTTCGCGCCGATGCTGACCGATGGCGACCTGCACACCGAGGAGGACTGGCAGGGCATATTGGCAAACGATTACCTGCACCCCGCCTATCACATCGGCTTCATGACCGCGCTGGCCCGGCGCGTTCGGCGCAACTACCTCTGGATTCTCGGAATTCAGGCCATCGCCTATATCGGCAAGCTCGTCATCCACCCGTTTCCGGTTCAAAGTCTGGAGGACTTCACCGGCCGCGCCGCGATCGGGCCTCTTCCCGGCGGGATCGTGCTGTTCCTCGGGGCGGTCTACTGCATCGCGGGCGCGGGCCTGGCCTTCTGGGTCGCCCAGGCGGATGCGCGGCGCGCGAAGGTCAGGGGTGCGAATGCCGAAGCAATGGGTTAA